The Pseudomonas leptonychotis genomic sequence GCTTCTGCGCGATGAGCTGCCTGCTCAGCAATTCAACACCTGGATCCGTCCATTGCAGGTCGAAGCCGAAGGCGACGAGCTTCGTGTCTATGCGCCGAACCGGTTTGTGCTTGATTGGGTGAATGAGAAGTATCTCGGTCGCTTGCTTGAGTTGCTCACTGAACGGACTAACGGGCTGGTACCGGCACTCTCCTTATTAATAGGCAGTAAGCGCAGCTCGGCTCCGCGTGCGGCGATGGTCAGTACACCGTCAGCAGCACCTAGTGTGTCGATACCTACTCATGCTGCTGCATCAGCCGTCGCAACTGCTCACACAGAACCTTCGCGTGCCAGCTTTGATCCTATGGCCGGTGCCGCTAGCCAACAGGCTCCGGCTCGAACTGAGCGAACGGTGCAGGTCGAGGGTGGGCTGAAGCACACCAGTTATCTGAATCGCACCTTTACCTTTGATAACTTTGTCGAAGGTAAATCCAACCAGCTGGCCCGCGCTGCGGCCTGGCAGGTAGCGGATAACCCCAAGCATGGCTATAACCCACTGTTTCTCTATGGTGGGGTCGGCTTGGGTAAGACTCACTTGATGCATGCGGTGGGTAACCACCTGTTGGCGAAGAATCCCAATGCCAAGGTCGTGTACCTGCATTCGGAGCGCTTTGTCGCGGACATGGTTAAGGCGTTGCAGCTGAACGCGATCAATGAGTTCAAGCGTTTTTACCGTTCGGTCGATGCGTTGCTGATCGACGATATTCAATTCTTCGCCAAGAAAGAGCGTTCCCAGGAAGAGTTCTTCCACACCTTCAACGCGCTGCTTGAAGGTGGCCAGCAAGTCATCTTGACCAGCGATCGCTACCCGAAAGAAATCGAAGGGTTGGAAGAGCGTCTGAAATCACGTTTCGGTTGGGGTTTGACGGTGGCTGTCGAACCGCCTGAACTGGAAACTCGTGTGGCGATTCTGATGAAAAAGGCCGATCAGGCCAAAGTCGATTTGCCCCATGACGCCGCCTTCTTTATTGCTCAGCGTATTCGCTCCAACGTGCGTGAATTAGAAGGCGCGTTGAAGCGGGTAATTGCTCACTCGCACTTCATGGGGCGGGACATTACCATCGAGCTGATTCGTGAATCGCTCAAGGATTTGTTGGCGCTGCAGGACAAGCTGGTCAGCATCGATAATATTCAGCGTACGGTGGCTGAGTACTACAAAATCAAAATTTCCGATCTGCTGTCAAAGCGTCGCTCGCGTTCAGTGGCGCGGCCACGGCAAGTGGCCATGGCCTTGTCGAAAGAGCTGACTAACCACAGCTTGCCGGAAATTGGTGATGCCTTCGGTGGTCGCG encodes the following:
- the dnaA gene encoding chromosomal replication initiator protein DnaA, with translation MSVELWQQCVELLRDELPAQQFNTWIRPLQVEAEGDELRVYAPNRFVLDWVNEKYLGRLLELLTERTNGLVPALSLLIGSKRSSAPRAAMVSTPSAAPSVSIPTHAAASAVATAHTEPSRASFDPMAGAASQQAPARTERTVQVEGGLKHTSYLNRTFTFDNFVEGKSNQLARAAAWQVADNPKHGYNPLFLYGGVGLGKTHLMHAVGNHLLAKNPNAKVVYLHSERFVADMVKALQLNAINEFKRFYRSVDALLIDDIQFFAKKERSQEEFFHTFNALLEGGQQVILTSDRYPKEIEGLEERLKSRFGWGLTVAVEPPELETRVAILMKKADQAKVDLPHDAAFFIAQRIRSNVRELEGALKRVIAHSHFMGRDITIELIRESLKDLLALQDKLVSIDNIQRTVAEYYKIKISDLLSKRRSRSVARPRQVAMALSKELTNHSLPEIGDAFGGRDHTTVLHACRKIAELKESDADIREDYKNLLRTLTT